The Flavobacteriales bacterium genome contains the following window.
GGCCCAATGGCAGCCCTCAAGCACGGGTTGACATGTCCGGCACCGGTGCCGGTGTGTATGTGGCCCGCGTGCTGGACACCAAGGGTGGCACCATCGGTAGCGCTCGTTTCGTGAAGACCGAATGAGCCACGTCCTTCCGACATGGAAGAAGCCCGGTCAAACGTCCGGGCTTCTTCCATTCTCACCGTGGGGTGATAGACCATTGCGTGTCAAGTGCACGGTTTCTTCGGCCATAACGGGCTGACCCCGTTCTTTGCGCCCGCAACAAATGGACTTCGACCTCTCCGTCCTGCTCACCGCCGACGGCATCATCGCGCTCCTCACGCTCACCGTGCTGGAGATCGTTCTCGGCATCGACAACATCATATTCATCAGCCTGCTGAGCGGCGAACTACCGCCGCACCAGCGCGACAAGGCCCGCATTACCGGATTGGCGCTGGCCATGTTCACCCGCGTGGCGCTATTGCTGTCCTTGAGCTGGGTGATGAGCTTGAAGAACACCCTGTTCACGTTGGGCGGCCACCCCGTGAGCGGCCGCGATCTCGTGCTCCTGCTCGGTGGCCTCTATCTCATCTACAAGAGCTCTGCGGAAGTCTTCAAACTGGTGGAGCTCAAGGACGAGGACGAGCACCATGTGAAAGCCGCGTCCTTCTTCTGGATCATCGCCCAGATCGTGTGGATCGACATCGTGCTGAGCCTGGACAGCGTGATCACCGCGTTGGGCATGAGCAACCAGATCCCCATCATGGTCATCGCCGTGGTGACGGCCGTGCTGATCATGATGTTCGCCAGCAAGCCCATCGCCGAGTTCGTGAACAAGCACGCCAGCGTGAAGGTGCTGGCGTTGGTGTTCCTGGCCATGGTGGGCATCGTGCTTGTCATCGAGGG
Protein-coding sequences here:
- a CDS encoding TerC family protein; protein product: MDFDLSVLLTADGIIALLTLTVLEIVLGIDNIIFISLLSGELPPHQRDKARITGLALAMFTRVALLLSLSWVMSLKNTLFTLGGHPVSGRDLVLLLGGLYLIYKSSAEVFKLVELKDEDEHHVKAASFFWIIAQIVWIDIVLSLDSVITALGMSNQIPIMVIAVVTAVLIMMFASKPIAEFVNKHASVKVLALVFLAMVGIVLVIEGMGTHINKNYVYAAMGFSLLVEGLNLRMRKNADRNKNLPDQED